CCCCCAGGTTATCGCCAGCCTGGACCGCCAGGACCTGCTGCCCTCCATCACGTTCATCTTCTCCCGTGCCGGCTGCGACGCCGCAGTGGCCCAGTGCGTTTCAGCCGGATTGTGGCTGACCACTGAGCGCGAACAACAGGTCATCGCCCGCCGTGTGGATGAAGCGGCCCAGGACATCCCGTCGGATGATCTTGATGTGCTCGGGTTCTGGAGCTGGCGCGACGGCCTGCTGCGCGGGCTCGCAGCCCACCACGCAGGGATGCTTCCCACGTTCAAGGAAGTCGTGGAGAAGCTGTTCGTCGAGGGCCTGGTCAAGGCGGTGTTCGCCACGGAAACCCTGGCCCTGGGCGTCAACATGCCGGCACGGTCGGTGGTGTTGGAAAAGCTGGACAAGTTCAACGGTGAAGCCCACGTCGGGATCACGGCCGGCGAATACACCCAGCTGACCGGACGGGCCGGGCGCCGCGGAATTGACGTCGAAGGCCACGCCGTGGTGCTGTGGCAGCCCGGGACCGACCCGACAGCTGTTGCGGGCCTGGCGTCCCGGCGCACCTACCCGCTGAACTCCAGCTTCCGGCCCACGTACAACATGAGTATCAACCTCCTGGCACAGTTCGGCAGGCCACGCGCCCGGGAAATCCTGGAATCCTCTTTTGCCCAGTTCCAGGCGGACCGTTCAGTGGTGGGCCTGGCCAGACAGGTGCGGAGCAGGGAGGAATCCCTGGCCGGCTTCCAGAAGTCCATGACCTGCCACCTGGGCGACTTCACCGAATACTCCCGGCTGCGGCGTGAGCTTTCGGATGCGGAGAATATCGCCTCCCGCAGCACCTCGCGGGCCCGTAAGTCCATTGCTGAGGACTCGCTGAGCAGGCTTCTGCCCGGCGATGTCGTGGATGTACCTACAGGCAGGGCTCCCGGCTTCGCCGTGGTGCTCGGCTCCGACCACAACTCCCGCGAACCGCGGCCCGCGGTGCTGACGTTGGACAACCAGCTGCGAAGGATAGGCCTCCAGGACCTTGAAGGGCCCATCACGCCGGTGACCCGGGTCCGGATACCAAAGTCGTTTAACGCAAAGGTGCCCAAGTCGAGGAAGGACCTCGCATCGTCGGTCCGCAACGCGATCCGGGAAAACCGCCCGCCTGCACCCGGAAACGCCCGCAACACTGATTTCGGGCGTGCTGCGGCCCTGCCTGACGTGGAGAAGCGGATCAGCGATCTGCGCCTGGCGTTGCGTTCCCATCCCTGCCACGGCTGCAGCGAACGGGAGGATCACGCGCGGTGGTCGGAGCGCTGGTGGAAACTCCGGCGCGAAACGGATGGACTGGTCCGGGAAATCCAGGGCCGCACCAACACCATCGCCAAGACATTCGACCGGGTCTGCGACCTTCTCTCCAGCTACGGTTACCTCGAAACCTCCGAATCCGGAAAAGTAACCATCAATGCCGACGGCCAAAAACTGCGCCGGATTTACGGTGAGAAGGACCTCCTCATATCCCAGTCGTTGCGGCAGGGCGCATTCAGCGACCTCGATGCCACGGAAGTGGCGGCCCTGGCCAGCGTGCTGGTGTACCAGGCGAAACGGGAGGAACGCGGGCTCCGTCCCCGGATGCCCAGCGTGTCGCTGGAGACCGCCGTCGACATCGTCGTCCGGGAATGGTCCGTGCTGGAAGACGCCGAGGAAGAAAACAAGCTTCCGTTGACGGGGGAGCCGGAACTGGGGCTTGTCTGGCCGATCTTCAAGTGGGCCAAGGGCAAGCATCTCCAGGAAGTCCTCAACGGAACAGACCTGGCCGCTGGGGACTTTGTGCGGTGGGTCAAACAGGTTATCGACCTGCTGGACCAGCTGGCGAAGATCCCGGGACTGGATCCGCGGCTTTCACGGCTCTGCTCAGAGGCGATCGTCCTGGTGCGCCGCGGCGTGGTCGCCTATTCCACTGTGGTGTGACGCTACGGGCATCGCACCCCCACTTCCACCATTTCCAAGGCTGCTTAGGAGCACCACACAACATGACTGACGCACGGGCGGACCTGCCGGCCGAACAACGCAAAGTGACGCTGTACCGTAACGGTTCCGTCTACACCGCCGCCGACCCTTTCGCCACCGCCATGCTGGTGGACGGTGACACCGTTGCCTGGGTGGGATCAGAACAGGCGGCGACGTCGATCGCCGATGCGTCGATGGACATCATCGACCTCCATGGCGCTCTGCTGGCCCCCGGCTTTGTTGACTCACATGTGCACCTGACTGAAACGGGCATTGCCCTGGACTCCCTTCAGCTCGGGAGATTGCGCTCAGCTGCCGAAATCCTGGATGCCGTAGCTTCCTCCGTCGCAGGCAAGTCAGTCGACGCCCGCGCCACGGTCCTCGGCCATGGCTGGGACGAAAGCGGCTGGGCCGATCAGGCGCTGCCCAGCCGTGAGGAACTGGAGCGCGCGGCGGGAGGCCGGCCCGTGTATTTGTCTCGGGTTGACGCCCATTCCGCCCTGGTCTCATCCTCACTGGCCGAGGCAGCCGGCCTGACCGGCCTGGACGGCTTCTCCTCCGGGAGCCAGGTTAAGCGCCAGGCCCACACGTCCGCCAGGCGTGCAGCACGCCAGTTGCCGGCTGACCGCCTGCAGGGCTTTCAGTCACGTGCACTGGCCGAAGCCGCCGCCAACGGCTACGTGGCCGTGGCCGAAATGGCGGCGCCGCATATCGGCAGCGCAGCGGACCTGCGGATTGCGGCCGGGTGGAACAGCCCCGATGGCTCGCGGAAGGCTGTGCCTGAAGTACTGCCGTACTGGGGCCAGCTGGCGGGTTCCGAGGAGGAGGCCCGGGGCATCCTCGAAGGCCTTGGAGCCAGTGTGCGCGGCCTTGCCGGGGACCTGAACATCGACGGATCCCTGGGGTCCCGTACAGCCGCCCTAAGGGACGACTACAGCGATGCTCCGGGGGAGCGCGGCAGCCTCTACCTGTCGGTTGACGAAGCTGCATCCCACCTTGCCGCCTGCTCGCTGCTCGGCATTCAGGCCGGGTTCCACGTCATTGGAGACGCCGGGCTCGACGCGGCGCTGGACGCCCTGGACCGGGCAGCAGCCGACGTAGGGGAGCAGCGGGTCAAGGCGGCAGGCCACCGGTTCGAACATGTGGAAATGGCCGACCCCGAGGCAATCGGCCGGCTCGCAAAGTACTCGGTGACCGTTAGCGTGCAGCCGGGATTCGACGCAGCGTGGGGCGGACGGGGACGCCTGTACCAGGAACGGCTGGGGCACCGGGAGCGCGGCATGAACCCCTTCGCCTCCTTCTATGCGGCGGGAGTCCCTATCTGCTTCGGCAGCGACAGCCCGGTCACTCCGCTCAACCCGTGGGCCAGCGTCCGCGCCTGCCTTGAGCACAGCAACCCGGACCAGCGCATCTCAGCCCGCGCGGCGTTCCTCGGCCACACGAGGGCAGGCTGGCGGGCAGCCAAGTACAACAATCCAATGGCTGGCCAGCTGGTTCCCGGCGCGCCCGCCAGCTTTGCGGTCTGGGAGGTGGAGGAACTGATGGTGCAGGTCGCGGACGGGCGGGTGCAGTCGTGGAGTACCGATCCGCGGGCGCGCACACCCTTGCTCCCGGCGTTGGACACCGGGAACGATCCTGTGTGCCTGCAGACCATCCGCGACGGAAAAGAGTTGTTCACAAACGGTTCCCTTCAGTCATAGACCGTAAAGCTACCGGCGCGCCGTATGTCCCTGACCTGCGGTTACACCTAAAACCGCACGTCAAACGCGGGTTGACACTCCCGGGGCGGTCCGTAGCATTGAGTCGCAACGGACGGAATCCAAAGTCGAGGGGCTCCGTCTGGCCACGTGGCCTTCCAGCAGGATGCCTAGCCCGCGCCTGACGGCAGGCCGGAGCGTGGTAGTCCCAGGGGCAGGTCCACTTCGCAGCAGAAAACAGTTCCGCCGAGGCATATCGCATCCGTCCGAAACTGGCCCGAGGCGTGTGGACCTGCCCGCGGCATCACGTGTGACGCGCCCGGTATGCGCAAACTCCCTATAATGGTGACTTGCGCCTTAAAGCCGGCTCTCCTGTTGAGCTTCCTGGCGCGTGACCGCTCCCATCAAGGAAAGGGCCTCGCTGTGCGTGTCCTCACCATCATCCCCACCTACAACGAGCTGGAATCGTTGCCCAAGACACTCGCGCGCCTGCGTGCAGCTGTCCCGGCTTCCGATGTGCTGGTGGTGGACGACAACAGCCCGGACGGCACAGGCCAGCTGGCGGACGGTATCGCTGCTGAGGACGGCCAGGTCCACGTCCTGCACCGTGAAGGCAAGGCCGGACTGGGAGCCGCCTATATCGCCGGATTCAAGTGGGGCCTGGAGGCCGGATACGACATCCTCGTGGAAATGGACGCCGACGGTTCGCACCAGCCCGAGCAGCTGCAGCAGCTCCTCGACGCAGTGGAGGAGGGCGCGGATCTGGCCATGGGTTCGCGCTGGGTGCCGGGCGGCAGCGTGGTCAACTGGCCGCTGTACAGGCAGGCGATCTCACGCGTCGGCAGCACGTACGCGAGGCTGATGCTGGGCATCAAGATCAAGGATGTCACCGGAGGGTACCGCGCCTTCCGCCGCACGACCCTGGAGAAGCTCAACCTCGACCAGGTGGACTCCGTGGGTTACGGGTTCCAGGTGGACCTTGCCTGGCGTGTGGCCAGGATGGGTCTGAAGATCGTGGAACGCCCCATCACGTTCGTGGAGCGGGAACTCGGAGCTTCCAAAATGAGCGGAAACATTGTGGTGGAAGCCATGATCAACGTCACAAAATGGGGACTGACTGCCCGCTGGCAGAAGCTCACGGGCCGGAGTTCCGCCGCAGCCTAGACGAGCGGCGAGGTGCCGGCAGCGGCCGGACAGACACAGTCGCAAAAGGGCCGGGCCCGTAGCCTCACAAGAGGTCACGGGCCCGGCCCTTTTATGCTGCGCCTAGCCTGCGCCGGACCTAAGCCGAGCGCCGTTCGCCGCGGCGCTCCCGCAAAATGGTCAGGCGATCTTCGAGGATCTGCTCGAGCTCAGGCAGCGAGCGGCGTTCAAGGAGCATGTCCCAGTGCGTGCGGACGGCCTTCTCATTGCTGTTGATGGGGCGTTCGCCGTCGACAAGCAAGGCTTCCTTGCCGGTCTTCGAAACCCACACCGGGGGAATCTCGGCTTCGGAGGAGAAGGTAACGAAGACCTGCTCGCCGTCCTCGCAACGGTACTCAACCCGCTGGCGCGGAGCCGGCTCAACACCGGATTCCGTCTCCATGCTCTGTGCGCCAAGACGCATGCCCCGGAGGCTGCGATCGCTCATGATTTCTCCCTTTGGTCGATTCGCGGAGTCAGGCTCCGCGCTAGCCGGGGCAGCTAACGCCTCGGACTACTGTTTGCAAGCATTGCACCAATAGGTACAACGCTTTGCCAAGCTATGTTGTTCCGGCGGGGCTGAACCAGCCGGACAAATATACTATTATACGGGTTTTTGTGCTGGCGAGTAAAGCGGAGGCCGCGGCACGAAACAGGGGAGGCGCCCGCACTGCGGATACCTCCCCTGGCCCACGGTTCACGGGGCTGCCTACAGCGGCTGCCTCGGAGTGTTGGGTTCGGCAGCATCCGGCCGCGCCCCGGCGGCGGTGTTCGTGCCGTCGCCAGTAGCGGCATCGAACAGACCGCCGGCGCGGGGATCCGGGTTGCTACCGCCAAGGGCGTTGCCGATGCCCTTCAGGGCCTCGCCAACTTCGCTGGGGATGATCCAGAGCTTGTTCGAGGAACCTTCGGCCAGCTTGGGCAGGGTCTGCAGGTACTGGTAAGCCAGGAGTTTGTTGTCGGGGTTGCCCTTGTGGATTGCGTCGAACACCTTCTGGATCGCCTGGGCTTCGCCGTCTGCGCGGAGAATGGCAGCCTTGGCGTCACCTTCAGCCTTGAGGATGGAGGACTGGCGCTGGCCTTCCGCCGTGAGGATGGCTGACTGTTTGGTGCCCTCAGCGGTGAGGATGGCGGCGCGGCGGTCACGTTCGGCACGCATCTGCTTCTCCATCGAGTCCTGGATGGAGTGGGGCGGATCAATGGCCTTCAGCTCCACACGGGAAACGCGGATGCCCCAGCGGCCGGTCGCTTCGTCCAGGACGC
Above is a window of Arthrobacter sp. FB24 DNA encoding:
- a CDS encoding RNA polymerase-binding protein RbpA, producing the protein MSDRSLRGMRLGAQSMETESGVEPAPRQRVEYRCEDGEQVFVTFSSEAEIPPVWVSKTGKEALLVDGERPINSNEKAVRTHWDMLLERRSLPELEQILEDRLTILRERRGERRSA
- a CDS encoding SPFH domain-containing protein, producing MDIAVAIVLLVLVAFVIIVLVRSVRIVPQARAGVVERLGKYQRTLLPGLTILIPFVDRLLPLLDLREQVVSFPPQPVITEDNLVVSIDTVVYFQVTDARAATYEIANYIQAVEQLTTTTLRNVVGGLNLEEALTSRDQINGQLRGVLDEATGRWGIRVSRVELKAIDPPHSIQDSMEKQMRAERDRRAAILTAEGTKQSAILTAEGQRQSSILKAEGDAKAAILRADGEAQAIQKVFDAIHKGNPDNKLLAYQYLQTLPKLAEGSSNKLWIIPSEVGEALKGIGNALGGSNPDPRAGGLFDAATGDGTNTAAGARPDAAEPNTPRQPL
- a CDS encoding amidohydrolase, encoding MTDARADLPAEQRKVTLYRNGSVYTAADPFATAMLVDGDTVAWVGSEQAATSIADASMDIIDLHGALLAPGFVDSHVHLTETGIALDSLQLGRLRSAAEILDAVASSVAGKSVDARATVLGHGWDESGWADQALPSREELERAAGGRPVYLSRVDAHSALVSSSLAEAAGLTGLDGFSSGSQVKRQAHTSARRAARQLPADRLQGFQSRALAEAAANGYVAVAEMAAPHIGSAADLRIAAGWNSPDGSRKAVPEVLPYWGQLAGSEEEARGILEGLGASVRGLAGDLNIDGSLGSRTAALRDDYSDAPGERGSLYLSVDEAASHLAACSLLGIQAGFHVIGDAGLDAALDALDRAAADVGEQRVKAAGHRFEHVEMADPEAIGRLAKYSVTVSVQPGFDAAWGGRGRLYQERLGHRERGMNPFASFYAAGVPICFGSDSPVTPLNPWASVRACLEHSNPDQRISARAAFLGHTRAGWRAAKYNNPMAGQLVPGAPASFAVWEVEELMVQVADGRVQSWSTDPRARTPLLPALDTGNDPVCLQTIRDGKELFTNGSLQS
- a CDS encoding polyprenol monophosphomannose synthase — its product is MRVLTIIPTYNELESLPKTLARLRAAVPASDVLVVDDNSPDGTGQLADGIAAEDGQVHVLHREGKAGLGAAYIAGFKWGLEAGYDILVEMDADGSHQPEQLQQLLDAVEEGADLAMGSRWVPGGSVVNWPLYRQAISRVGSTYARLMLGIKIKDVTGGYRAFRRTTLEKLNLDQVDSVGYGFQVDLAWRVARMGLKIVERPITFVERELGASKMSGNIVVEAMINVTKWGLTARWQKLTGRSSAAA
- a CDS encoding DEAD/DEAH box helicase, whose product is MSSTTGPQSPSELYRASAERTAEAKTYLGAFVRTLDFELDDFQRQACLSLQQGRGVLVAAPTGAGKTIVGEFAIYLALQRALKAFYTTPIKALSNQKYSELADKYGPENVGLLTGDTSINGDAPVVVMTTEVLRNMLYADSDTLDDLGFVVMDEVHYLADRFRGAVWEEVIIHLPSEVQVASLSATVSNAEEFGAWLDTVRGHTDVIVSEHRPVPLWQHVMVGREIVDLFAGETTFDEIAPEGESDPAATAMTANAALERGFEVNPDLLAMARTESQMNSRARFGHGGRSQRRQQHQRGDNRHGQGGQQSPVRKASRPQVIASLDRQDLLPSITFIFSRAGCDAAVAQCVSAGLWLTTEREQQVIARRVDEAAQDIPSDDLDVLGFWSWRDGLLRGLAAHHAGMLPTFKEVVEKLFVEGLVKAVFATETLALGVNMPARSVVLEKLDKFNGEAHVGITAGEYTQLTGRAGRRGIDVEGHAVVLWQPGTDPTAVAGLASRRTYPLNSSFRPTYNMSINLLAQFGRPRAREILESSFAQFQADRSVVGLARQVRSREESLAGFQKSMTCHLGDFTEYSRLRRELSDAENIASRSTSRARKSIAEDSLSRLLPGDVVDVPTGRAPGFAVVLGSDHNSREPRPAVLTLDNQLRRIGLQDLEGPITPVTRVRIPKSFNAKVPKSRKDLASSVRNAIRENRPPAPGNARNTDFGRAAALPDVEKRISDLRLALRSHPCHGCSEREDHARWSERWWKLRRETDGLVREIQGRTNTIAKTFDRVCDLLSSYGYLETSESGKVTINADGQKLRRIYGEKDLLISQSLRQGAFSDLDATEVAALASVLVYQAKREERGLRPRMPSVSLETAVDIVVREWSVLEDAEEENKLPLTGEPELGLVWPIFKWAKGKHLQEVLNGTDLAAGDFVRWVKQVIDLLDQLAKIPGLDPRLSRLCSEAIVLVRRGVVAYSTVV